One Ureaplasma urealyticum serovar 8 str. ATCC 27618 genomic window carries:
- a CDS encoding MBA family surface membrane protein: MKLIKKKLLFLFTAALVPIVATALASCSNKSKLNVNVLMKDIIHTKSDHYYVVYEVNELNTSQGIYKNLILNTNLFNPLLNKKVDRLENIHPLIINNKIYLRLARKPKINDHFIINFSNDAFPAQHLIFDHTLNFIEQDINEDLNLQPSLPNITKIDHLEINDISFTNIKQNQVDIKIKLKTVSFKDDAIHNFSLKIVKKTNHQIITSDAVFNKQKNEIDATVYNLTSDCEYLLDELNFNNQKVQLTSIPNHSFKTLDDSDNLLKNLEITKINDNGANLTLNFKELKIKDDSDEALNNIHISLAYNRVYKKGQLELNKKHFFIDKLNKRIIVYIDELERGTHYDIKQIKINDQVLNLNNQTHDFTTKGDYAKVEAIDYETAVDKITKAVTIKVKLSEDLAFYNPNIHNFKFLIRKENDQNPIEFSEVKYDEQERSLTAVINGLDVDKTYEIDDILLNGKPVSFPSDDDYAGGYYGPINKTFKIRPDRSSIEIFKDKSFYNSYYSAFNSWFWYLSTTKEHDNERSKEVKKDYKEHLFISDITKNSAIINIKCEKLLLRKENSLKPKIKLRYHPLNNPNEWAYKEFSFEDKNCFMSIDEDQKTIKIKLLNLDNHINYEFVSFILEDVDGNYHSDPFNVNVYIGDFFDSHPFHLDLSFLKFKTNEFKKAVFSFTNTKSTSTDLNVDLQDNQYADSIEHKIKYTLEDENHNKYKFVKNLSKSETTQLNATKNIILHLFALDKNQTFKLISFEIDDDNYLTNNITVKTLNESSPHLLLNLEFNDIKNTNSTLKLTLNQAVINMPKRVDVILKNKKTNKLLYLFKTDFYFDKKTHQVLTKLDNLDFNTDYEISELIIDKQQINLKNINNKTFKTLDEGFDQFYLDKIDHEINQQQKNIKFKLHFSDFIFKDKNTHKMSLVLEDENNQQESIDLNAHNQLKIDYEHQTIEFELKDLKPDIEYRINSIQLNDKNLDLTWVDNQRYFNFPGILNPNLKWKVDNIKYEVNGSDPKINITFDQDIFLSNLSQDKECNIELNYVYNNSDGDTLESKIVAKINKNNNKSVEITLTNENCYWLNDLKDICSNLDSNQISTQFLKSIKINGHKIPKVN, encoded by the coding sequence ATGAAATTAATTAAGAAAAAGTTATTATTTTTATTTACAGCTGCTTTAGTTCCTATTGTTGCTACAGCACTTGCATCTTGTAGTAATAAATCAAAGTTAAATGTTAATGTTTTAATGAAAGATATAATTCATACCAAGAGTGACCATTATTATGTTGTTTATGAAGTTAATGAACTAAATACTTCACAAGGTATTTATAAGAATTTAATTTTAAACACCAATCTTTTTAATCCATTGTTAAATAAAAAAGTTGACCGTTTAGAAAATATTCATCCTTTGATTATTAATAACAAAATTTATTTAAGGCTAGCTCGTAAACCAAAAATTAATGATCATTTTATCATTAATTTTTCAAATGATGCATTTCCTGCACAACATTTAATTTTTGATCATACTTTAAATTTTATCGAACAAGATATTAATGAAGATTTAAATTTACAACCATCACTTCCTAATATAACGAAGATTGATCATTTAGAAATTAATGATATTTCGTTTACAAATATTAAACAAAACCAAGTTGATATAAAGATTAAGTTAAAAACAGTTTCTTTTAAAGACGATGCTATTCATAATTTTAGTTTAAAAATTGTCAAAAAAACTAATCACCAAATCATTACTAGTGATGCTGTTTTTAATAAGCAAAAAAATGAAATTGATGCTACTGTTTATAATTTAACATCTGATTGTGAATATTTATTAGATGAACTTAATTTTAATAATCAAAAAGTGCAATTAACTTCAATTCCAAACCACAGTTTTAAAACCCTTGATGATAGTGATAATCTTTTAAAAAATCTAGAAATTACAAAGATTAATGATAATGGTGCTAATTTAACTTTAAACTTTAAAGAGTTAAAAATAAAAGATGATAGTGATGAAGCTTTAAATAACATCCACATTAGTTTAGCATATAATAGAGTTTATAAAAAAGGTCAATTAGAGCTTAATAAGAAGCATTTTTTTATTGATAAATTAAACAAGAGAATTATTGTTTATATTGATGAATTAGAAAGAGGAACTCATTATGATATTAAACAAATTAAGATTAATGATCAAGTTTTAAATTTAAATAATCAAACACATGATTTTACAACAAAAGGCGATTATGCTAAAGTTGAAGCTATCGATTATGAAACAGCTGTTGATAAAATTACAAAAGCAGTTACAATCAAAGTAAAATTATCTGAAGATCTTGCTTTCTACAATCCCAATATTCATAATTTTAAATTTTTAATTAGGAAAGAAAATGATCAAAACCCAATTGAATTCTCAGAAGTTAAATACGATGAACAAGAACGTTCATTAACTGCTGTAATTAATGGTTTAGATGTTGATAAAACTTATGAAATTGATGATATCTTATTAAATGGTAAACCAGTATCTTTCCCTAGTGATGATGACTATGCAGGTGGATATTATGGACCTATTAACAAAACATTTAAAATACGTCCTGATCGATCAAGTATTGAAATTTTTAAAGATAAATCATTCTATAATTCTTACTATAGTGCTTTTAATAGTTGGTTTTGATATTTATCAACTACTAAAGAACATGATAATGAAAGATCAAAAGAAGTGAAAAAAGATTATAAAGAACACCTTTTCATTTCGGATATTACTAAAAATAGTGCGATTATTAATATTAAATGTGAAAAATTACTTTTAAGAAAAGAAAATTCTTTAAAACCCAAAATTAAATTAAGATATCATCCATTAAATAATCCAAATGAATGAGCATATAAGGAGTTTAGTTTTGAAGATAAAAATTGCTTCATGAGTATTGATGAAGATCAAAAAACAATTAAAATTAAATTATTAAATTTAGATAATCATATTAATTATGAATTTGTAAGTTTTATCTTAGAAGATGTTGATGGTAATTACCATAGTGATCCTTTTAATGTAAATGTTTATATAGGAGATTTTTTTGATTCTCATCCATTTCACTTGGATCTTTCATTTCTTAAATTTAAAACAAATGAGTTCAAAAAAGCTGTTTTTTCATTCACAAATACAAAATCAACTTCAACCGATCTAAATGTTGATTTACAAGACAATCAATATGCTGATAGTATTGAGCATAAAATAAAATATACTTTAGAAGATGAAAATCATAATAAATATAAGTTTGTTAAAAACTTATCAAAATCAGAAACTACTCAACTTAATGCAACAAAAAACATTATTTTACATCTTTTTGCTTTAGATAAAAATCAAACATTCAAACTTATTTCTTTTGAAATAGATGATGATAATTATTTAACTAATAATATTACAGTTAAAACACTTAATGAATCATCTCCACATTTATTATTAAATTTAGAATTTAATGATATTAAAAATACAAATAGTACTTTAAAATTAACACTAAACCAAGCAGTTATAAATATGCCAAAAAGAGTTGATGTTATTTTAAAAAATAAAAAAACAAACAAGCTGTTGTATTTATTTAAAACAGATTTTTATTTTGACAAAAAAACACACCAAGTACTAACTAAATTAGATAATTTAGACTTTAATACTGATTATGAAATTAGTGAACTTATTATTGATAAGCAACAGATTAATTTAAAAAATATCAATAACAAGACTTTTAAAACTTTAGATGAGGGATTTGATCAATTTTACTTAGATAAAATTGATCATGAAATTAACCAACAACAAAAAAACATTAAATTCAAGTTGCATTTTAGCGATTTCATCTTTAAAGATAAAAACACTCATAAAATGTCATTAGTGTTAGAAGATGAAAACAACCAACAAGAAAGTATTGATTTAAATGCTCATAACCAATTAAAAATCGACTATGAGCACCAAACAATTGAATTTGAATTAAAAGATTTAAAGCCTGATATCGAATATCGAATTAATTCAATTCAATTGAATGATAAAAATTTAGATTTAACTTGAGTAGATAACCAACGCTATTTTAATTTTCCTGGTATCTTAAATCCTAATTTAAAATGAAAAGTAGATAATATTAAATATGAAGTTAATGGATCTGATCCAAAAATTAATATTACTTTTGATCAAGATATATTTTTAAGTAATTTATCCCAAGATAAAGAATGTAATATTGAATTAAATTATGTATATAACAATAGTGATGGGGATACTTTAGAGTCAAAAATAGTTGCAAAAATTAATAAAAATAATAATAAAAGTGTTGAAATTACACTAACTAATGAAAATTGTTATTGATTAAATGATTTAAAAGATATATGCTCAAATCTTGATTCAAATCAGATCTCTACACAATTTTTAAAGAGTATTAAAATTAATGGTCATAAAATTCCTAAAGTAAACTAA
- a CDS encoding acetate/propionate family kinase, whose amino-acid sequence MMLIINIGSSSWKFCLFDMNLKQIFSGKIRLDVSPHQLKYIFDKNEYVYLLDDDHNNHVDLIIKFLINKKIIKKLEDITYFGIRAVYVKNFYGASAFLNNEIYNDLNQHTDLCPIHNQNTIMLINDIKHLNTSAKIIIIFDNWFHRSINKNKYTIAIDQTIAIKHKIRKYGFHGISFSYSNKIMQNYLGKQDVNLIILHLGSGSSVCAIKNGKSFDTSMSYSPLSGIIMNTRSGDIDPSVLLTLKKVKNQSLKQLILFLNQQSGIYGLTKHHSINEVVNNLHKKNNQLALEMYTDSIVDYFIKYLNHLQKIDAIVFSGGISEFEHLVLEKIISKIHLINLEINDHLILTNTLNKISTSKSQIPIYLCLVNEEHEIAYEMLNLINKTK is encoded by the coding sequence ATGATGTTAATAATTAATATTGGTAGTAGTAGTTGAAAATTTTGCTTGTTTGATATGAATTTAAAACAAATATTTAGTGGCAAAATTCGCTTAGACGTTAGCCCACACCAACTAAAATATATCTTTGATAAAAATGAATATGTTTATTTACTTGATGATGATCACAACAATCACGTTGATTTAATCATTAAATTTTTAATTAACAAAAAAATTATTAAAAAATTAGAAGATATCACTTATTTTGGAATTCGAGCTGTTTATGTTAAAAATTTTTATGGAGCAAGTGCTTTTTTAAATAATGAAATTTATAATGATCTTAACCAACACACAGATTTATGTCCTATTCACAACCAAAATACTATCATGTTAATCAATGACATTAAGCATTTAAACACCTCTGCAAAAATTATTATTATTTTTGATAATTGGTTTCATCGTAGTATTAATAAAAATAAATACACTATTGCTATTGATCAAACAATAGCAATAAAACATAAAATCCGTAAATATGGTTTTCATGGAATTTCTTTTAGTTATAGTAATAAAATAATGCAAAATTATTTAGGAAAACAAGATGTTAATTTAATTATTTTACACTTAGGTTCTGGATCATCAGTTTGTGCAATTAAAAATGGAAAATCATTTGATACCTCAATGTCTTACTCTCCTCTTTCAGGAATTATTATGAATACAAGAAGTGGTGATATAGACCCTAGTGTTTTACTTACTTTAAAAAAAGTAAAAAACCAATCATTGAAGCAATTGATATTATTTTTAAATCAGCAATCAGGTATTTATGGATTAACAAAACATCATAGTATTAATGAAGTTGTTAATAATTTGCACAAAAAAAATAACCAACTTGCCCTTGAGATGTACACTGATAGCATTGTTGATTATTTTATTAAATATTTAAACCATTTACAAAAGATTGATGCAATTGTATTTTCGGGAGGAATTAGTGAATTTGAACATCTTGTTTTAGAAAAAATTATTAGTAAAATTCATCTAATAAACCTTGAAATTAACGATCATTTAATACTAACAAACACGTTAAATAAAATTTCAACATCTAAATCACAAATTCCTATATATTTATGTTTAGTGAATGAAGAGCACGAAATTGCTTATGAAATGCTAAATTTAATTAATAAGACAAAATAA
- a CDS encoding DUF1410 domain-containing protein, which translates to MITKKHLTKIITILTCSTLIIGLSCLIGACTKSKSKVEDKQVLFKIKKFKTTTNSIELFLEGSAVLASHSYSVVLKEKASGDLKTINNLKLVKDNDLNKLIINELKPNMGYELVDLLINNQKQLITKLDFITSTLAQENVDQFSIKKIDWKNITNNSADLNLEFTKYFLANENENIFEISLLNLQTQQITKFKFNYQPNSPSITFNFTQLENNAKYQIHRIVLNNKELVFSNQNLVLSNTNKQNSNPIIKDLNITKIEKEIYDTSAKLIFYFKDNKLGDLNNQKFILKLVSARQPSNVLSFENYVYNNSKKTLSFNLTGLQINTKYSLNSLTLNGQPISLANLDLNILTSTKLTTVQRLENLEHESSDFWFNDENLDFKIKLYFENNVNYLKNKYLKLVYMDNANNIIVSKPVLFDPTKKEYEFSFDKVLLNRKYTFSKLVFDDLQDFSEKQALEVNTQGLNSSFNTPQAKIKIKKISYSSTDKSAKLEFHLEDDFDLVDGDKVSVKYRLKPSSNSIDTTNNTVEGLVNNHILNVTINDLESNKSYEVIDFVINDYKNKQLLNKPEFLKNNTNHHNHPFNIPLDFDTKNSDYKTKFNVNEISKSYNKETKLTTIKLKFDNIPTNPTSSNNFTFTIKKQTGYKTNPISPKTLEYDVNKKTLIAKFENIEDQIVYDFVDVKVNNQNIEFNKSLDKYFYIIHSADYHE; encoded by the coding sequence ATGATAACTAAAAAACATTTAACTAAAATAATTACAATTTTAACTTGTAGTACTTTAATTATTGGTTTATCTTGCTTAATTGGTGCATGTACTAAATCAAAAAGTAAAGTTGAAGATAAACAAGTACTTTTTAAAATAAAAAAATTTAAAACAACTACTAATAGTATTGAGTTATTTTTAGAAGGTAGTGCAGTTTTAGCATCACATTCATACAGTGTTGTTTTAAAAGAAAAAGCATCTGGTGATTTAAAAACAATTAATAATTTAAAACTAGTTAAAGATAATGATCTTAATAAATTAATTATTAATGAATTAAAACCAAATATGGGTTATGAATTAGTAGATTTATTAATTAATAATCAAAAACAGCTGATAACTAAATTAGATTTTATAACAAGTACATTAGCACAAGAAAATGTGGATCAATTTAGTATAAAAAAAATTGATTGAAAAAATATTACTAACAATAGTGCTGATTTAAATTTAGAATTTACAAAATATTTTTTAGCGAACGAAAACGAAAATATTTTTGAGATTAGTTTATTAAATTTACAAACCCAACAAATTACAAAATTTAAGTTTAATTATCAACCAAATTCGCCATCAATAACATTTAATTTTACTCAATTAGAAAACAACGCTAAATACCAAATTCATAGGATTGTTTTAAATAATAAAGAGTTAGTTTTTAGTAACCAAAATTTAGTATTATCTAATACTAATAAGCAAAACTCAAACCCGATTATTAAAGATTTAAACATCACCAAAATTGAAAAAGAAATTTATGATACTAGTGCAAAATTGATTTTTTATTTTAAAGATAATAAGTTAGGTGATTTAAATAATCAAAAATTTATTTTAAAATTAGTTTCAGCACGCCAACCATCAAATGTCCTAAGTTTTGAAAATTATGTCTACAACAACTCTAAAAAGACCTTATCATTTAATTTAACGGGTTTACAAATTAATACAAAATACTCACTAAATTCATTAACTCTTAATGGACAGCCAATATCATTAGCTAATTTAGATTTAAATATTTTAACCTCTACAAAATTAACTACTGTTCAAAGATTAGAGAACTTAGAACATGAAAGCAGTGATTTTTGATTTAATGATGAAAATTTGGATTTTAAGATTAAATTATATTTTGAAAATAACGTTAATTATTTAAAAAATAAATATTTAAAATTAGTATACATGGATAATGCAAATAACATCATTGTATCAAAACCTGTTTTATTTGATCCCACAAAAAAAGAGTACGAATTTAGTTTCGATAAAGTTTTATTAAACCGAAAATACACTTTTTCTAAACTAGTTTTTGATGATCTACAAGATTTTAGTGAAAAACAAGCTTTAGAAGTAAATACTCAAGGATTAAATAGTAGTTTTAATACACCTCAAGCAAAAATTAAAATCAAAAAGATTTCTTATAGTTCAACCGATAAATCCGCTAAATTAGAGTTTCATTTAGAAGATGATTTTGATTTAGTTGATGGTGATAAAGTTAGTGTTAAATATAGACTAAAACCATCATCTAATAGTATTGATACTACTAATAATACTGTTGAGGGTTTGGTTAATAACCACATATTGAATGTAACAATTAATGATTTAGAATCAAATAAATCATATGAAGTTATTGACTTTGTTATTAATGATTATAAAAATAAACAATTATTAAACAAACCTGAATTTTTAAAAAATAATACAAATCATCATAACCATCCTTTTAATATCCCGCTTGATTTTGATACTAAAAATAGTGATTACAAAACTAAATTTAATGTAAATGAAATTAGTAAATCTTATAATAAAGAAACTAAATTAACAACAATTAAATTAAAATTTGATAATATTCCCACAAATCCTACATCATCTAATAATTTTACATTTACAATTAAAAAACAAACAGGATATAAGACTAATCCGATAAGCCCAAAAACTTTAGAATATGATGTAAATAAGAAAACTTTAATAGCAAAATTTGAAAATATTGAGGACCAAATTGTTTATGATTTTGTTGATGTTAAAGTAAATAATCAAAATATTGAATTTAACAAATCATTAGATAAGTATTTTTATATTATTCATAGTGCTGACTATCATGAATAA
- a CDS encoding endonuclease/exonuclease/phosphatase family protein: MKNNKSRKWVITISLTLLIVLITSAVIGVVFYLKNKKKNDTSVNNDSYIIQNNNNNNSLKEQPNSTRSFLNQKTICVGHWNVLNQGGINQLKNEALAKVILKSNVDVIALTEINSAKNNEHDDLPMRAILKELNLHKNQFDQTANWNYVLSKNLFSKGNESQTERIGFFYKANIIKPVQEYIYKNNDNKDILFEQYFKNSNDNTKITYSRPPYAYEFQTLDNKFNFTIVASHLDSPGANEHKTSKHDHTYGNKNLKINIKQGSKELNEAYQLGNVMDYIDRLDGNNDDLIFVGDTNIKTKNELGAFASLYKRNYLSNFKDDNENNKTTLAKTYLKYAQHYDKIFTSPSIKVLNTYKYDLWSVSLTNTLLDKNWKLAFLKTYFGSLSNQQMQNIVDNWDEITKSNDVYIKKATSIISDHTLVAVNIKIDENDIIDEN, from the coding sequence ATGAAGAATAATAAAAGCCGGAAATGAGTAATTACTATTTCATTAACATTGTTAATCGTTTTAATAACAAGTGCAGTTATAGGCGTTGTTTTTTATTTAAAAAATAAAAAAAAGAATGATACAAGTGTAAATAATGATAGTTATATAATTCAAAATAATAATAATAATAATTCTTTAAAAGAACAACCAAACTCAACAAGATCATTTTTAAACCAAAAAACAATTTGTGTAGGTCATTGAAATGTTTTAAATCAAGGTGGAATAAATCAGTTAAAAAATGAAGCTTTAGCAAAGGTGATTCTAAAAAGTAATGTTGATGTAATTGCTTTAACAGAAATTAATAGTGCAAAAAATAATGAACACGATGATTTACCAATGCGTGCCATCTTAAAAGAATTAAATTTACACAAAAATCAATTTGATCAAACAGCTAATTGAAATTATGTGCTATCAAAAAACTTATTTTCAAAAGGCAATGAATCACAAACTGAACGAATTGGCTTCTTTTATAAGGCTAATATAATAAAACCAGTTCAAGAATATATTTACAAAAACAATGATAATAAAGATATTTTGTTTGAACAATATTTTAAGAACTCGAATGATAATACTAAAATTACTTATTCACGTCCGCCTTATGCCTATGAATTTCAAACTTTAGATAACAAATTTAATTTTACAATTGTCGCTAGTCATTTAGATTCACCAGGAGCAAACGAACATAAAACTAGCAAACATGATCATACTTATGGTAATAAAAATTTAAAAATTAATATTAAACAAGGCTCAAAGGAATTAAATGAGGCATATCAATTAGGAAATGTGATGGATTATATTGATAGATTAGATGGAAATAATGATGATTTAATTTTTGTTGGTGATACTAATATTAAAACAAAAAACGAATTAGGAGCCTTTGCTTCACTTTATAAACGTAATTATTTATCCAATTTTAAAGATGATAATGAAAATAACAAAACTACATTAGCAAAAACTTATTTAAAATACGCACAACACTATGACAAAATTTTTACTTCACCATCAATTAAAGTTTTAAATACTTATAAGTATGATTTATGATCAGTTTCTTTGACAAATACATTATTAGATAAAAACTGAAAATTAGCTTTTTTAAAAACCTATTTTGGTTCTTTAAGTAATCAACAAATGCAAAATATTGTTGATAATTGGGATGAAATAACAAAATCAAATGATGTATACATTAAAAAAGCTACTTCTATTATCTCAGATCATACTTTAGTTGCTGTTAATATTAAAATCGATGAAAATGATATTATTGATGAAAATTAA
- a CDS encoding MBA family surface membrane protein, producing MRLKNKNKYWNLLIASLISIPIISTISACSFSETRYKLKVLDYFLKTENDDYYIAYEFNKLTNEDMQKMPKVIFSTSIINSSNQKIAFYVDIKPIIINNRIYIRLPQRPKPNEKIIINSSQEFVGVQVIQTNKMLTESIDFNFNKKDDLIKVVDQSARFTNIKKTEVEFEIKLLNLNLNDIKDKNIEIELTNKKTNKTFKLHFLKYQFNHLTHQNKKPVLTITANLNADANNQLDDGEYFISKLVLDQKKLEINQNVYKPSGLQLDGSINNQRPTYLLIPSVFSKWTKINVLDTKVIKNDGIPQQLQLSYDHFINPYNFKDNMLSADIELISTKNNKTIILKSLKFNHDKNNIVFDLANNLELQTLILKTPFFKIKSLTIMNDKQTLPLSIREKQLDLTNKHLSKIIKFTFNDTDPQNMLMKFQLDSDSPIVQNTKKVLLTIKKINTDQQEDIKTFSFDILENKITTGSFYDVKNKYFLLNLNKTLNAKSIGQIFENDSNYIITKLIAVNNEASINEIPIKIDDLQNKQFTLKFAEYQSNVIKFNAKNDPELHLNIKHFKQLNLTKINKIKLTLKDGKQIIFNRLNNEFSFQQAGFKLKINQNTFPNYLKQHQYVIKSISLINDDQSVIELLSKHNHEAIFEIPLIASLDTWEYDKIHNILKIKMKLDTLSLHQSLNPSDYALNFYNLDTNIINRKFTLSPQTVLSSKVNNSNVIELIYDLDKDQNIYGGLNPDSIYQISSLMINAKPVIINTSLTMIQISTPDPKIEKIIASYDSVTKKTKISLQFSNNWWYNKNADHKLFAIISSLKPKNNKNADWTFSLSRVFNNPEAINSNKDTDFVLDKATKTLTYVINRPYIYYEDQNDHESLDWYYDDLVLNKVTIIYNDLTTDVINSSSKDDQNLTIKLPNKINS from the coding sequence ATGAGATTAAAAAATAAAAATAAATACTGAAACTTACTTATTGCTTCATTAATATCAATACCTATTATCAGCACCATTTCTGCATGTAGTTTTAGTGAAACCAGATATAAATTAAAAGTTTTAGATTATTTTTTAAAAACAGAAAATGACGATTATTATATTGCTTATGAATTTAATAAATTAACAAATGAAGATATGCAAAAAATGCCAAAAGTTATTTTTTCAACAAGTATTATTAATAGTTCAAACCAAAAAATTGCTTTTTATGTTGATATAAAACCAATTATTATAAATAATCGTATTTATATTCGCTTACCCCAACGTCCTAAACCTAATGAAAAAATTATTATAAATTCAAGTCAAGAATTTGTTGGCGTTCAAGTGATTCAAACTAATAAAATGTTAACTGAATCTATTGATTTTAATTTTAATAAAAAAGATGATTTAATCAAAGTTGTTGACCAGAGTGCCCGATTTACTAACATTAAAAAAACAGAAGTTGAATTCGAAATTAAGCTTTTAAATTTAAATCTTAATGATATTAAAGATAAAAATATTGAAATTGAATTAACAAATAAAAAAACAAATAAAACCTTTAAATTGCATTTTCTAAAATATCAATTTAATCACTTAACACATCAAAATAAAAAACCAGTATTAACTATTACTGCTAATTTAAATGCTGATGCAAATAACCAATTAGATGATGGTGAATATTTTATTTCTAAATTAGTTTTAGACCAAAAAAAACTTGAAATTAACCAAAATGTTTATAAACCAAGTGGGTTACAGTTAGATGGAAGTATTAATAATCAAAGACCAACTTATTTATTAATTCCATCTGTTTTTTCAAAATGAACAAAAATAAATGTTTTAGATACTAAAGTGATTAAAAATGATGGAATTCCACAACAATTACAACTTTCATATGATCATTTTATTAACCCATATAATTTTAAAGATAATATGTTAAGTGCAGATATTGAACTTATATCAACTAAAAATAATAAAACTATTATTTTAAAATCATTAAAGTTTAATCACGATAAAAACAATATTGTTTTTGATTTAGCCAATAATTTAGAATTACAAACTCTTATTTTAAAAACTCCTTTTTTTAAAATTAAATCATTAACAATAATGAATGATAAGCAAACTTTGCCATTAAGTATTAGAGAAAAACAGCTTGATTTAACTAATAAACATCTTTCTAAAATCATTAAATTTACATTTAATGATACTGATCCACAAAATATGCTTATGAAATTTCAATTAGATAGTGATTCGCCAATAGTGCAAAATACTAAAAAAGTTTTATTAACAATTAAAAAAATAAATACAGATCAGCAAGAAGATATAAAGACTTTTAGTTTTGATATTTTAGAAAACAAAATAACAACAGGTTCTTTTTATGATGTAAAAAATAAATATTTTCTATTAAATCTAAATAAAACTTTGAATGCTAAATCAATAGGTCAAATTTTTGAAAATGATTCTAATTATATAATTACTAAATTGATTGCGGTTAATAATGAAGCATCAATCAATGAAATACCAATTAAAATTGATGATTTACAAAATAAACAATTTACATTAAAATTTGCTGAATACCAATCAAATGTAATTAAATTTAATGCTAAAAATGATCCTGAATTACATCTTAATATCAAACATTTTAAACAACTTAATCTTACAAAAATTAATAAAATTAAATTGACTTTAAAAGACGGTAAGCAAATTATTTTTAATCGTTTAAATAATGAATTTAGTTTCCAACAAGCAGGATTTAAATTAAAAATTAACCAAAACACATTTCCAAATTATTTAAAACAACATCAATATGTAATTAAAAGCATTAGTTTAATAAATGATGATCAATCTGTGATTGAGTTATTATCAAAACACAATCATGAAGCTATTTTTGAGATTCCTCTTATAGCATCCCTTGATACTTGAGAATATGACAAAATCCATAATATATTAAAAATTAAAATGAAATTAGATACTTTAAGTTTACATCAAAGCTTAAATCCATCAGATTATGCTTTAAATTTTTATAATCTTGATACTAATATTATTAACCGAAAATTTACACTTAGTCCCCAAACTGTTTTATCTTCAAAAGTTAATAATTCAAATGTAATTGAATTAATTTATGATTTAGATAAAGATCAAAATATTTATGGAGGTTTAAATCCTGATAGCATTTATCAAATTAGTTCGTTAATGATAAATGCTAAACCAGTGATTATTAATACTTCTTTAACAATGATTCAAATTAGCACTCCAGATCCTAAGATAGAAAAAATTATTGCTAGTTATGATTCAGTAACCAAAAAAACAAAAATATCATTGCAGTTTTCTAATAATTGATGATATAACAAGAATGCGGATCATAAACTGTTTGCCATTATTTCGTCTTTAAAGCCTAAAAATAATAAAAATGCTGATTGAACATTTTCATTATCTAGAGTGTTTAACAATCCTGAAGCAATTAATTCAAACAAGGACACAGATTTTGTTTTAGATAAAGCAACTAAAACTTTAACATATGTAATAAATCGTCCATATATTTACTATGAAGATCAAAATGATCATGAGTCACTTGATTGGTATTATGATGATTTAGTACTTAATAAAGTAACAATTATTTATAATGATTTAACTACAGATGTTATTAATTCTTCTTCTAAAGATGATCAAAATTTAACTATTAAACTACCAAACAAAATTAACTCTTAA